From the genome of Muricauda sp. SCSIO 64092, one region includes:
- a CDS encoding tail fiber protein, which translates to MKKAFFITLMVVQTGLSAQWTDNGSSITTTDKVGIGTTTPSSELEIKSITGNDAEIHINAGSDGDQSIIRFLDQGQRTWGLLSNYPHTGKFSLYNYQLGTNSIVFDSNGNVGIGTSSPGTKLHIFGSNVGSGNILSSVMLGKQNGPEIQAIQEATDDDIQGLAFRVKSSGAFVDSNFEAMRINRSGNVGIGTTAPDAKLAVNGDIHAKEVKVDLVGWPDYVFDKNYELPSLEEVEAHIVEKGHLQDIPSAQEVMENGIQLGEMDAKLLQKIEELMLYTIKQQKEIQTLKAQNQDLQKQLNQIRSR; encoded by the coding sequence ATGAAAAAAGCATTTTTTATTACCCTAATGGTTGTCCAAACCGGCCTGAGCGCCCAGTGGACGGATAATGGAAGTAGCATCACCACAACGGATAAGGTTGGCATCGGAACGACAACGCCATCATCGGAGCTTGAAATCAAATCGATTACGGGAAATGACGCTGAAATACACATCAATGCCGGTTCGGACGGTGATCAGTCCATCATTAGATTTTTAGATCAAGGACAGAGGACCTGGGGACTGCTCTCCAATTATCCCCATACCGGTAAGTTTAGTCTATACAATTATCAACTGGGGACAAATTCAATAGTTTTTGATTCCAATGGGAATGTTGGTATTGGGACCTCTTCCCCAGGTACCAAACTACATATTTTTGGCAGCAATGTAGGTTCTGGCAATATCCTATCCTCGGTGATGTTGGGTAAGCAAAATGGTCCTGAAATCCAAGCAATCCAAGAGGCCACAGACGATGATATTCAGGGATTGGCATTTCGGGTAAAATCCAGTGGCGCCTTTGTAGATTCCAATTTTGAGGCCATGCGAATTAATAGAAGCGGTAATGTAGGGATAGGCACTACTGCCCCTGATGCCAAACTAGCAGTAAATGGCGACATCCATGCCAAAGAGGTCAAAGTGGACCTGGTGGGCTGGCCGGATTATGTGTTTGATAAGAACTATGAGTTGCCTTCTTTGGAAGAAGTGGAAGCCCATATTGTGGAAAAAGGACACTTACAGGATATCCCCAGTGCCCAAGAGGTGATGGAAAACGGTATCCAACTTGGGGAAATGGATGCCAAACTGCTTCAAAAGATTGAGGAACTGATGCTCTATACCATCAAGCAACAGAAGGAAATCCAAACGCTTAAAGCACAGAATCAAGATTTACAAAAGCAACTTAACCAAATACGATCAAGATGA
- a CDS encoding SDR family oxidoreductase: MVIDLKGKRALVGGSSQGIGKAIAVQLAESGASVTLMARSGDKMESLIKNLPTDEGQEHHYLIVDFTKYQAYEAIISRFFKENTVDILVNNTQGPEAGGALEKKVADYQNAFDLLFKSVVLTTQMALTHMQKQGWGRIINVASISVKEPLNYLALSNSIRAAVVTWAKSLAIDVAKDGITVNNILTGYFDTERIAQLNAKKAEKMGIGRAEVRKAMENSVPAQRIGKPEEYGYLVTFLASDKAAYINGTNIPIDGGLLKSL, translated from the coding sequence TTGGTCATAGATTTAAAAGGAAAAAGAGCTCTCGTGGGCGGCAGCAGTCAGGGTATAGGAAAGGCCATCGCTGTTCAACTGGCCGAAAGTGGTGCCAGTGTTACCCTAATGGCGAGAAGTGGGGACAAAATGGAATCCCTTATAAAAAATCTACCCACGGACGAAGGTCAGGAGCATCACTATCTTATAGTGGATTTTACCAAATATCAGGCTTATGAAGCCATTATTTCCCGTTTTTTTAAGGAAAACACGGTGGATATCCTGGTCAATAATACCCAAGGCCCGGAAGCTGGGGGTGCATTGGAAAAAAAGGTAGCGGATTATCAAAACGCTTTTGATCTGCTGTTCAAATCCGTTGTCCTTACCACCCAAATGGCCCTAACACACATGCAAAAACAGGGATGGGGACGCATCATCAACGTAGCTTCAATATCGGTCAAGGAACCATTGAATTATCTGGCCCTGTCCAATTCCATTCGGGCGGCAGTGGTTACCTGGGCCAAAAGCTTGGCCATTGATGTTGCCAAAGACGGTATCACTGTCAATAATATCTTGACCGGTTATTTTGATACGGAACGTATTGCCCAATTGAACGCCAAAAAGGCAGAAAAAATGGGGATTGGCAGGGCCGAGGTACGAAAAGCCATGGAAAACAGTGTTCCGGCACAACGAATTGGCAAGCCCGAAGAATATGGGTATTTGGTTACGTTTTTAGCTTCGGACAAAGCCGCTTATATTAACGGCACCAATATCCCCATTGATGGCGGATTATTAAAGTCCCTTTGA
- the murC gene encoding UDP-N-acetylmuramate--L-alanine ligase — translation MHIHFIAIGGSAMHNLALALEHKGYRVTGSDDVIFEPSKSRLDEKGLLPREFGWFPEKITADLDAVILGMHAKPDNPELNRAQQMGVKIYSYPEFLYELSKNKTRVVIGGSHGKTTITSMILHVLHYNGIEVDYMVGAQLEGFERMVHLTEENDFIVLEGDEYLSSPIDRRPKFHLYHANIALLSGIAWDHINVFPTYENYLEQFQVFVDGIIKGGSITYNAEDPEVKKVVEASQNTIRKLPYETPEYAVDNGITFLETEDGPMPLEIFGRHNLSNLMGAKWICQQMGVDEADFYEAIGTFKGASKRMEKIAEGPTSVAFKDFAHAPSKVKATAQAVKEQFPNKKLLACLELHTYSSLNAEFLKYYKGALDAADDAVVFYSPKAVEIKKLDTVSEQQIADAFQRDDLIIFTEPRLFQEFLFGQDFTNTVLLLMSSGNYGGLDFNKVAEHF, via the coding sequence ATGCATATTCATTTTATTGCCATTGGTGGCAGTGCCATGCACAATCTGGCTTTGGCCCTTGAACACAAAGGCTATCGGGTAACCGGTAGCGATGATGTTATTTTTGAACCTTCCAAAAGCCGATTGGATGAAAAAGGCCTGTTGCCCAGGGAATTCGGATGGTTTCCAGAGAAAATTACAGCAGATTTGGATGCCGTAATTCTGGGAATGCATGCGAAACCCGATAATCCAGAATTGAATCGGGCACAGCAAATGGGGGTAAAGATATATTCCTATCCGGAGTTCCTTTATGAGCTGTCCAAGAATAAGACCAGGGTCGTTATTGGGGGAAGCCATGGCAAGACCACGATTACTTCAATGATCCTTCATGTGCTACATTATAATGGCATTGAAGTGGACTATATGGTGGGTGCACAATTGGAGGGTTTTGAGCGAATGGTACATCTCACCGAAGAAAATGATTTTATCGTCCTGGAAGGGGACGAGTATTTAAGTTCACCGATTGACCGTAGGCCTAAATTCCATTTATATCACGCCAATATTGCACTCTTGAGTGGAATTGCCTGGGATCATATCAATGTTTTTCCTACCTACGAGAATTATTTGGAACAGTTTCAGGTTTTTGTGGATGGTATTATAAAGGGAGGGAGCATCACTTATAATGCAGAGGACCCAGAAGTAAAAAAAGTAGTTGAAGCTTCGCAAAACACCATTCGCAAGTTACCTTATGAAACCCCGGAGTATGCAGTGGACAATGGAATTACCTTTTTGGAAACTGAAGATGGACCAATGCCTTTGGAGATCTTTGGGAGACACAACCTCAGTAATCTCATGGGGGCCAAATGGATTTGTCAGCAAATGGGGGTGGACGAGGCGGATTTTTACGAGGCCATAGGAACCTTTAAAGGGGCTAGTAAGCGTATGGAGAAGATTGCCGAGGGACCAACATCCGTTGCCTTTAAGGATTTTGCACATGCACCGAGCAAGGTAAAGGCTACTGCACAGGCGGTAAAGGAGCAGTTCCCTAACAAAAAACTATTGGCCTGTTTGGAGTTGCATACGTACAGCAGCCTAAATGCCGAATTCTTGAAGTATTACAAGGGGGCTTTGGACGCCGCAGATGATGCGGTGGTCTTTTATTCCCCCAAAGCCGTTGAAATCAAAAAATTGGATACCGTATCCGAGCAACAGATTGCAGACGCTTTTCAGCGTGATGACCTGATTATATTTACCGAACCGCGATTGTTTCAGGAATTTTTGTTCGGTCAGGATTTTACAAACACCGTTTTACTTCTTATGAGTTCCGGTAACTATGGAGGATTGGATTTTAATAAGGTCGCCGAACATTTTTAG
- a CDS encoding gliding motility-associated C-terminal domain-containing protein: protein MQDFHSSSFSTIGKILRCSLSLLMLCCISISRLYSQCAGSDSSVTVCEKDNDVSTRTYALFDKLGGSPSNGGTWQTSDPANFFALDQSTGVVDLWRINNFGEHQFTYTNPICNESATVTIRLGGYPGENNIDGSANACGDDPNVNLHSFLGSEIDGKVQDFNGLWEEDPLTFTGQLEDNIFDARAAGPGIYEFTYTVDMVDSCPSRQSRVILEVHPAANPGLATSFVICTNDDFSAFTNFDLNNQLVGEDPNGTWSESRTNQLSDLNDSVIDLEEINANFGYGTYSFVYTVFPGHPVCEEMSAIVNIDILPVLDGTMTAANFCSGEDYSINLSYDDTILFDGSFEIEYLINGNPGIASAVLANGGGNFMVDPDLVPLNTNVTLALTRLIGVTPLRDVCPTVIVPNTTFLVSKAQASANNSCQGTPTTVTLTNILDTSSSPANGDFDLNYTLTGPSVTNSNFGPTNITFNNGNASFEIEAANLDEGGDYNIVVSITNALPLSCNLESSFVVTPTPSAIDLDLQIDDSCDATVIDVLVDAPILSDGTYTITYDVTELTTNTVLTTNTINFNGGSANYQIDVASLPEGNYTARVLSTQTDSTPCRTVFDFELTENFARGGIPGLPTAEPIQEFCLSDFNMVSPSLADIEVSADGLLLFYATAGDMDILPLSTALIDGEDYYVSNTDPENNCEGSDRIAITILISDPAPPNVSDSNPRFCSTENPTLDDIELNVPENHNVVWFDALVAGNLLDGTTPLIDNTSYFAATKNPSLCIGTTRMEIVPSIISPNIPSFQSDSFMACGLDTPTIFNLRELENQNNNNVFWYDDIDSTDPLPDETVLEERIYYAEGYDTTFDCRSLERIAVTVTLSDCVPEEYDFFVPDGFSPNGDGRNDTFFIPNIEVIFPDFTLEIVNRYGTTLFRGDARNPAWGGKNGSTLAPSGVYFYIIEFNKEGFEPKQGRLYLNN, encoded by the coding sequence ATGCAAGATTTCCATTCAAGTTCATTTTCCACTATTGGGAAAATTCTGCGTTGTTCGTTGTCGCTATTGATGCTTTGTTGTATTTCAATTTCCAGATTATATTCACAATGTGCCGGTTCTGATAGCTCAGTGACCGTTTGCGAGAAGGACAATGATGTATCCACAAGAACGTATGCCCTTTTTGATAAGCTGGGTGGCTCCCCATCTAACGGTGGAACATGGCAGACCAGTGACCCTGCCAACTTTTTTGCGTTGGACCAATCTACAGGAGTTGTTGACCTATGGCGAATCAATAATTTTGGAGAACATCAATTTACATATACCAATCCTATATGTAACGAATCTGCAACCGTAACCATTCGTTTAGGCGGTTACCCCGGTGAAAACAACATTGATGGAAGTGCAAATGCCTGTGGGGATGACCCCAATGTAAACCTACACAGCTTTTTAGGAAGTGAAATTGATGGAAAAGTACAAGATTTCAATGGGTTATGGGAAGAAGATCCTTTAACGTTTACCGGTCAACTTGAAGACAATATTTTTGACGCTCGGGCTGCGGGACCAGGGATTTATGAATTCACATATACAGTTGATATGGTTGATTCATGCCCAAGTAGGCAGTCCAGGGTTATTTTGGAAGTGCATCCTGCAGCAAATCCAGGGTTGGCCACAAGTTTTGTGATTTGCACAAATGACGACTTTTCAGCATTTACCAATTTTGATTTGAACAACCAATTGGTAGGTGAAGATCCCAATGGCACCTGGTCTGAAAGTCGCACAAACCAATTAAGCGATCTAAATGATTCTGTAATTGACCTAGAGGAAATAAACGCGAATTTTGGGTATGGCACTTATTCCTTCGTATATACCGTTTTTCCCGGCCATCCCGTTTGTGAGGAAATGTCAGCAATCGTAAATATTGATATTCTTCCTGTGCTTGATGGCACCATGACCGCAGCTAATTTTTGTTCTGGAGAAGATTACAGCATCAATCTATCTTACGACGATACGATACTATTTGATGGTAGTTTCGAAATTGAATACCTAATAAATGGCAATCCCGGTATTGCAAGTGCAGTACTTGCAAATGGTGGTGGAAACTTTATGGTTGACCCTGACCTGGTCCCACTTAACACCAACGTGACGTTGGCCTTAACCCGTTTAATTGGGGTGACACCTTTACGTGATGTTTGCCCAACGGTAATTGTTCCCAATACCACTTTTTTGGTTTCTAAAGCACAAGCCAGTGCTAACAATAGTTGCCAAGGGACTCCAACAACAGTTACTTTGACCAATATTTTGGATACAAGTAGCAGTCCTGCCAATGGAGATTTTGACTTGAACTATACTTTGACCGGTCCCTCTGTGACCAACTCAAATTTTGGACCTACCAATATTACTTTTAACAATGGAAATGCCTCTTTTGAAATTGAGGCAGCGAATTTGGATGAAGGTGGCGACTACAATATTGTGGTATCAATTACAAATGCACTACCCCTAAGTTGCAACCTGGAAAGCAGCTTTGTGGTCACCCCAACACCTAGTGCCATTGACCTTGACCTGCAAATAGACGATAGCTGCGATGCTACAGTAATCGATGTTTTGGTAGATGCCCCTATTTTGAGTGATGGTACATACACAATAACCTATGATGTCACAGAGTTAACTACAAATACCGTTCTTACCACAAATACAATAAACTTTAATGGAGGTTCCGCAAATTATCAGATTGATGTGGCCTCATTGCCCGAAGGCAATTATACAGCGAGAGTATTAAGCACCCAAACTGACTCCACACCATGCAGAACAGTTTTTGATTTTGAACTTACTGAAAATTTCGCTCGAGGCGGAATTCCAGGACTTCCTACTGCAGAACCAATCCAGGAATTCTGCCTAAGTGATTTCAATATGGTCTCTCCCAGTTTAGCGGATATTGAAGTTTCTGCAGATGGGCTGTTATTGTTTTACGCCACGGCCGGTGATATGGATATTTTACCCCTATCAACTGCCCTTATCGATGGTGAGGACTATTATGTTTCGAACACCGATCCAGAAAACAACTGCGAAGGCTCCGACCGTATTGCCATCACTATACTCATTTCAGACCCGGCCCCACCTAACGTTTCAGACTCCAATCCTAGGTTTTGTTCCACGGAGAACCCAACCTTGGATGACATTGAACTTAATGTACCGGAAAATCATAATGTGGTCTGGTTTGATGCACTTGTGGCGGGTAATCTTTTGGATGGTACCACCCCACTTATAGACAACACGAGCTATTTTGCTGCTACCAAAAACCCCTCGTTATGTATCGGGACCACGAGAATGGAGATAGTTCCATCCATTATTTCACCAAATATCCCGTCGTTTCAAAGTGATTCCTTTATGGCTTGTGGATTGGACACCCCAACCATTTTTAACTTAAGGGAATTGGAAAATCAAAACAATAATAACGTTTTTTGGTACGATGATATCGATTCAACGGACCCCCTACCAGATGAAACCGTATTGGAAGAAAGAATCTATTACGCAGAAGGCTATGATACAACATTTGATTGTAGAAGCCTAGAAAGGATTGCTGTTACGGTCACTTTAAGCGACTGTGTACCTGAAGAGTACGACTTTTTTGTTCCCGATGGGTTTTCACCGAACGGAGATGGTAGAAATGACACATTTTTTATTCCAAATATCGAAGTCATTTTCCCTGACTTTACCCTGGAAATAGTAAACCGATATGGTACCACTCTCTTTAGGGGAGATGCCCGTAACCCAGCTTGGGGTGGCAAAAACGGATCTACATTGGCACCTAGCGGTGTCTATTTCTATATCATCGAATTCAATAAGGAAGGTTTTGAACCGAAACAAGGTCGCCTCTACCTAAACAACTAA
- a CDS encoding OmpA family protein, whose translation MKRLLFFSIILLSSVRITTSQTTIERANDYFEKAYYTDAIPLYEALIPKDRGYVVINNLADSYYHTFNMKAAARWYAYLISNHSEKVSGAHYFKWSQALKASGDFGKAYEVLHGFYEKNKDSLTLKKLDAEQQYLDNVKAIGNRYHIENLPLNTETSEFGAMVKDSLLVYTAARKKTQAINKVFKWNNQNYLDLYVHKLTELQYADSLSTSFPKNINTNMHEGTFAFSKDGQTLYFTRNNTTNGKRRANKDKISNLKIYKATLKNGEWENIIALPFNNDDYSCEHPALNRDGTKLYFASDMPGGHGSFDLYSVIIHKDGSFGNPINLGGTINTDKKEQFPFLDSSNNLYFASNGHPGFGSLDIFIARYQKGKFNTPDNLGLPLNSGYDDFSYFMNKNGSTGYFTSNRPTGQGSDDIYSFEETKPLVIENCKQYIKGIVTDITTQKPIPNARVELFNAANKLVKNSITEKDGSYTFTVECETLYQVLGTKTGYENGSKSIRTDRERAAIKNGDLSLLSKKEKERQHQLELERQKEEEIARFKREKEEKLRLEKEALEKAKLQKRLEEEQKKKLIAKQKEERAKKIESAIQTEDVIVKDKDVTYIKTEEIHFDYSLWYLRRETRERLKIVLATMDKYPKMVVEIGSHTDIRGNSKYNKDLSPKRADAVKDFLVENGIAEQRIIAKGYGESQPIVKCGSEEACTEEDHEWNRRCEFTIISWE comes from the coding sequence ATGAAAAGACTCCTATTTTTTAGCATCATACTTCTTAGCTCAGTACGGATTACCACGTCACAGACTACAATTGAGCGGGCCAACGACTATTTTGAAAAAGCTTATTATACAGATGCCATACCCCTTTATGAAGCTCTTATCCCAAAAGACAGGGGCTATGTTGTAATCAACAATTTGGCCGATAGTTATTACCATACTTTTAATATGAAAGCGGCCGCAAGATGGTACGCATATTTGATTTCGAACCATAGTGAAAAAGTAAGTGGAGCGCATTATTTTAAATGGAGTCAAGCGCTTAAGGCAAGCGGGGATTTTGGCAAGGCCTATGAAGTATTGCATGGGTTTTATGAAAAGAACAAAGATTCTTTGACCCTTAAAAAACTTGATGCAGAGCAACAATATCTTGACAACGTAAAGGCCATAGGTAATCGGTACCATATTGAAAACCTCCCCTTAAATACCGAAACATCAGAGTTTGGCGCAATGGTCAAAGACTCACTATTGGTATATACGGCTGCAAGAAAAAAAACACAGGCCATAAATAAAGTATTTAAGTGGAACAATCAGAATTACCTTGATCTTTATGTCCATAAGCTAACTGAATTGCAGTATGCGGACAGTTTGAGCACATCTTTCCCAAAGAACATCAACACAAATATGCACGAAGGCACTTTTGCATTTTCAAAAGATGGACAGACGCTCTATTTCACAAGAAACAATACTACAAATGGAAAACGAAGGGCAAACAAAGACAAGATTTCAAATCTCAAAATATACAAGGCTACCTTAAAGAATGGTGAGTGGGAAAATATTATCGCCTTACCTTTCAACAATGATGATTATTCTTGTGAACACCCGGCCCTAAATAGGGATGGTACAAAGCTGTATTTTGCCTCTGACATGCCTGGCGGGCATGGTTCTTTTGATCTGTACTCCGTAATTATACACAAAGATGGTTCTTTCGGAAACCCTATCAATCTCGGTGGGACCATCAACACAGATAAAAAGGAACAGTTTCCATTTTTGGACTCCAGTAACAACCTTTATTTCGCTTCAAATGGTCATCCAGGATTTGGGTCGTTGGATATTTTTATTGCCAGGTACCAAAAAGGGAAATTCAACACCCCTGACAATCTGGGCCTACCCCTCAATAGCGGTTATGATGATTTTTCATACTTTATGAATAAGAACGGTAGTACTGGGTATTTTACTTCAAATCGCCCTACGGGCCAAGGCAGTGATGATATTTATTCTTTTGAGGAAACCAAGCCGTTGGTCATCGAAAATTGTAAGCAATACATAAAAGGGATCGTTACGGACATCACAACACAAAAGCCCATCCCCAATGCGCGGGTTGAACTCTTCAATGCTGCAAATAAATTGGTAAAGAACAGTATAACGGAAAAAGATGGCTCCTACACATTCACGGTAGAATGTGAAACACTTTATCAGGTTCTTGGAACAAAAACGGGATATGAAAATGGTTCCAAATCCATCCGCACGGATAGAGAACGTGCTGCCATCAAAAATGGAGATTTGAGTTTGCTTTCCAAGAAAGAGAAGGAAAGGCAACACCAACTTGAATTAGAAAGGCAAAAAGAAGAAGAAATCGCCAGGTTCAAACGGGAAAAAGAAGAGAAACTTCGCCTGGAGAAAGAGGCCCTTGAAAAGGCAAAGCTCCAAAAACGACTTGAGGAAGAGCAAAAGAAAAAATTGATAGCAAAACAAAAAGAAGAAAGAGCAAAAAAAATTGAGAGTGCCATTCAAACAGAGGATGTCATTGTAAAAGACAAAGATGTTACCTATATAAAGACGGAAGAAATCCATTTCGATTATAGTCTTTGGTATTTGAGAAGGGAAACAAGAGAACGTCTTAAGATAGTGTTAGCCACTATGGATAAATACCCAAAAATGGTTGTGGAAATAGGTTCACATACAGACATACGGGGTAACAGTAAGTACAATAAAGACCTATCGCCAAAAAGGGCGGATGCCGTCAAAGACTTTCTGGTAGAGAATGGCATCGCAGAACAAAGAATCATTGCAAAAGGATATGGTGAATCACAACCTATTGTAAAATGTGGGAGTGAAGAAGCCTGTACGGAAGAGGATCATGAATGGAACAGGCGTTGCGAATTCACCATTATAAGCTGGGAGTAA
- a CDS encoding DoxX family membrane protein — protein sequence MNSKVFMVIRILLGLFVLVFGLNKFLNFLPAPEVTGDAGAYFGALVSSKTITLVALVEVLAGLALLLNKFGALMALILMSVSVCAVLFHATLAPEGIGPALGLLIFNVLTLIGYKDRYKDILRA from the coding sequence ATGAATTCAAAAGTTTTTATGGTAATCCGAATCCTGTTAGGATTGTTTGTATTGGTCTTTGGACTCAACAAATTCCTCAACTTTCTTCCTGCACCGGAAGTAACGGGTGATGCCGGGGCGTACTTTGGTGCATTGGTCAGTTCAAAGACCATAACTTTGGTGGCCTTAGTGGAAGTTCTTGCTGGGCTGGCCTTGCTCCTGAATAAGTTTGGTGCATTGATGGCCCTTATTCTTATGAGCGTGTCGGTTTGTGCGGTTTTATTCCATGCTACCCTGGCTCCCGAAGGTATTGGACCGGCTTTGGGTCTTTTAATTTTTAACGTTTTGACCTTAATTGGATATAAAGACCGATATAAGGATATCCTTAGGGCTTAA
- a CDS encoding CPBP family intramembrane glutamic endopeptidase, translated as MPNSANLYEHRFTYFLIFGLTSMIFSPIGEELMYRGFIHRCFTEKFGSTGASYIDSGAFALTHLAHFGVLYTSEGWVFRPLPALLWVILMFVASRIFFFVKQRSGSILGAVLSHAFFNLTMTYFIVYFIL; from the coding sequence ATTCCAAATTCGGCCAATCTGTACGAACACCGATTTACGTACTTCCTCATTTTTGGTTTGACCAGCATGATCTTTAGCCCGATTGGGGAAGAACTGATGTACCGGGGTTTTATACATCGATGCTTTACCGAGAAATTTGGATCAACTGGAGCGTCCTACATTGATAGTGGGGCATTTGCCCTAACCCATTTGGCACACTTTGGAGTATTGTATACCAGTGAAGGTTGGGTATTTCGTCCCCTTCCAGCCCTATTATGGGTAATTCTTATGTTTGTTGCCTCAAGAATTTTCTTTTTTGTCAAACAGCGGTCGGGGTCAATTCTTGGAGCTGTTTTATCCCATGCCTTTTTCAACCTTACCATGACCTATTTTATCGTCTATTTTATCCTCTGA
- a CDS encoding type IX secretion system membrane protein PorP/SprF, with the protein MKNNSCHLIIIILLVHVLHGQQDPQYTQYMYNMSVVNPAYATDAPGMIRFGALYRSQWLNAIGAPTTFSFFAHTSLGEKVETGISVISDDIGDGALKENNIYADFAYVLRLSEKDKLSLGIKGGITNFDTNFNGFRLPEFQDDPAFNENLNSVFPNVGIGAFYFRENFYVGVSAPNLLTSKHLENRNGINRVGGESTHIFLTSGYVYQINSTLKVKPSVMAKMVSGAPLTLDASLNLLFNNTFEGGISYRFEDSVSAMFNISVTPFLRIGYAYDYVLSNLGAFESGSHEIFTLFDLDLLRLGKGYDKSPRFY; encoded by the coding sequence GTGAAAAACAATAGTTGCCATCTCATTATAATCATTCTTTTGGTTCATGTCTTACACGGACAGCAAGATCCCCAATACACACAATATATGTATAACATGAGTGTGGTGAACCCTGCGTATGCCACTGATGCGCCCGGTATGATCAGATTTGGTGCGCTCTATCGTTCACAATGGCTCAACGCAATAGGCGCCCCCACTACATTTTCATTCTTTGCACATACTTCCCTAGGAGAAAAAGTGGAAACAGGCATATCGGTTATTTCAGATGATATTGGCGATGGGGCCTTAAAAGAAAACAACATTTATGCAGACTTTGCCTACGTGCTAAGGCTAAGTGAAAAGGATAAGCTCTCGCTCGGCATAAAAGGAGGCATCACCAATTTTGATACCAATTTTAACGGTTTTCGACTGCCCGAATTTCAAGACGATCCAGCATTCAATGAAAATTTGAACAGCGTTTTTCCCAATGTTGGAATTGGCGCCTTTTATTTCAGGGAGAACTTCTATGTCGGTGTTTCGGCTCCTAATCTACTCACATCAAAACACCTCGAAAACAGAAATGGAATCAATCGGGTTGGAGGAGAGTCCACACATATATTTCTGACGTCTGGTTATGTTTATCAAATCAATTCAACCCTAAAGGTAAAACCATCGGTTATGGCAAAAATGGTCAGTGGTGCCCCGTTGACCTTGGACGCCTCCTTAAATCTACTGTTCAACAATACATTTGAAGGTGGAATTTCTTATCGATTTGAAGATTCGGTCAGTGCCATGTTCAATATATCCGTAACTCCATTTTTACGTATTGGCTATGCCTATGATTATGTGTTATCAAATCTAGGGGCCTTTGAATCAGGTTCACATGAGATTTTCACACTTTTTGACCTAGATCTGCTTAGGCTTGGGAAAGGGTATGATAAATCTCCAAGGTTTTATTAG
- a CDS encoding cupin domain-containing protein — MNLSEIQSKEIMPGYHGKLVHGDTMSWAFWTVDKGAEVPEHHHHHEQIMHVVEGEFEFTVDGETAIYRPGDVVVIPSNSPHGGKALTPCKLMDIFCPVREEYK; from the coding sequence ATGAACCTTTCGGAAATACAATCAAAAGAAATTATGCCCGGTTACCATGGGAAACTGGTGCACGGAGATACCATGAGTTGGGCGTTTTGGACCGTTGATAAGGGTGCCGAAGTTCCCGAGCACCACCACCATCACGAACAAATAATGCACGTGGTGGAAGGTGAATTTGAATTTACTGTAGATGGGGAAACCGCTATTTACAGACCTGGAGATGTCGTCGTAATACCCTCGAATTCACCCCATGGTGGAAAAGCCTTGACCCCATGTAAGCTTATGGACATTTTTTGTCCGGTAAGGGAGGAGTATAAATAG
- a CDS encoding DUF1569 domain-containing protein produces the protein MKSLFDTDAHQEVLDRLRKITADTQPAWGKMNAGQMMRHCQLPLEIALGRTTLPKPNFFMGLLMKSFKKGMYDDKLWKKNMPTPKQFRVEDKRDFDKEKSTLTRLLTDFHETRTLKDRDPHPAFGHFTYDQWGQMQYKHLDHHFRQFGV, from the coding sequence ATGAAATCCCTTTTTGACACAGATGCCCACCAAGAGGTTTTGGATAGATTGCGCAAAATTACCGCGGACACCCAACCCGCCTGGGGAAAAATGAATGCCGGACAGATGATGCGCCATTGCCAACTCCCGTTGGAAATTGCATTGGGGAGGACCACCTTGCCCAAACCCAATTTTTTTATGGGATTACTGATGAAATCCTTTAAAAAAGGAATGTATGATGACAAGCTTTGGAAAAAGAACATGCCTACACCAAAACAGTTCCGAGTAGAGGACAAAAGGGACTTTGACAAGGAAAAATCGACCTTAACCCGTTTATTAACGGATTTCCACGAAACCAGAACACTAAAGGATAGGGACCCCCATCCCGCTTTTGGGCATTTTACCTATGACCAATGGGGACAAATGCAATATAAGCACTTAGACCACCATTTTAGACAGTTTGGGGTGTAG